CTGCAAGGCGGATGGATGTTCCCGGATCTGCCCTTCGGTTTCGATTTCTCTGTAGAGCAGGGTGTTCCACAACTGCATATCCAGGGCATCCATGAAATACTTCATGCTGAGCACCGCTCCTTCAAACAACCGCTTGCCCTTGGTGGAGCCGACCGATATGAACAGGCCTTTGCGCGGATAGTGCTGCTGGCCGAAGGGCTTTTTCTCCACCCAGTACTTTTTGACCCACAGGGAATTGCAGCGGTCCATCAAAATTTTCGTGTGTGCGCTGACGGAATAGAAGAAAATCGGTGAGGCCAGCATCAAACCGTCGATGCGCTGAAAAAGGGATTCGACGGTTTTGAAATCGTCCTTGATCACGCAGGCCCCATCCTTTTTACAGCCGTAAATCTCCAGGCAGGGCGACATCTTCAGGTCGCGCAGAACGATTTCGGTAACATGGGCGCCGGCGTCGCCGGCCCCGGCAACGGCCTGTTTGAGCAGCAATGACGTGTTGCCCTTACGGCGGGGGCTGCCATAAACGGCGGCAATTTCGATCATCTTGGATTCCTCGGCATGAGCGATCGGTCAGCAGGTCAGGTGAAAACAGGCACCGGTCTCGACGCCCGATGCGATCTTCCGATTGTACATCTCTATTGCCCGGGGATTGGGTTCGGCAATCATCAAAATGTCTCTTTCCTTGAGAAAATCCATCAGACCGGACTCCGGCCGCATGCGACTGCTGGTTCCCGTACCGGCAACGATCAACTTCGGCGCCGCATCCACGAGAGCAAGGATGTCATCCGCACTCAGGACGTGGCCGCGCTTGCGCCACCAGCCGTCCTGGACGCGACCGTCCGGGAAGATGATCAAATCGCTGCTATAGGTCCGGCCGTCGATGGTCATGACGCCGAATGCGGTGGATTCTATCATGGTCTATCCATGGAAATAATGCTAATAAGTGTCCATCCAGAAATGGCCAATTTGCCCGATATCTTTGTTGCGCAAAAAATTTTATCCTCGAAATATCAACCATATGCCTGCGGTAAAATTTTTTGTGCGCCTCGATCTCGACCAAATTTGCCTATTTCTGGATGGGCACTACCTATTTTTTTAAAAATTAGTTTACAACAGATCGAGACAAAATGCACCTCATAAAGGAGACGCCATGGGGACGGTCAACCACCGCATCGACACGCGCCTGATCCACGCCGGTGAGCCAAAAACGCGCATCCACGGAGCCGTCAGCCTGCCGATATTCCAGTCTTCGACGTTCGAATACGCTGGTCAGTCCAGCTATGACGACCTGAAATACATCCGCATGAACAACACGCCCAACCACGTGGTGTTGCACGGCAAACTGGCGGCCCTGGAAAATGCCGAGGCTGCCCTGGTGACATCTTCAGGCATGGCGGCCATTGCCACGACCCTGATGGCGCTGTTCTCTCCCGGAGACCACATCCTGGTTCAGAACTGCCTGTACGGCGGGACCCAGGATTTTATAACATCAGATCTCGCGCCTTTGGGATTCGAATTCGACTTTATCGACGCCGCCGGCCCGAAAGACTGGGACGCCAAGCGCAAACCCAACACCCGCGGCCTATACGTGGAGACCATCTCCAACCCATTGATGCAGGTGGGCGATCTCAAGGGGCTGGCCGCTTTCGCCGCAGCCCGCGGGCTGATCGGCATGATCGACAACACCTTCGCCACCCCGGTCAATTTCCGGCCATCCGAATGGGGCTACGACATCAGCCTGCACAGCTGCACCAAATATCTCAACGGCCATTCGGACATCTTGGCCGGAGCAATCATCGGCAAGGCCGACCTGCTGGCCGCAATCGGCCACAAGCTCGTCCACCTGGGCGGGAGTCTGGACCCCCATGCCTGCTTTTTACTCCACCGCGGGATGAAAACCCTGGCGGTGCGGGTGCGCCACCAGAATCGCAGCGCCGCGGCCATCGCCGCGTTTTTGTCCGACCATGGAGCCGTCGAACGAGTCAATTATCCGGGTCTGGCCGACCATCCCGGTCACGACCGCGCCAGCCAACTTCTCGAAGGGTTCGGGGGGATGATCAGCTTCGAGTTGAAAGGGGGGCTGCCTGCGGCCGAGCGGTTCATGCAGCGGGCGACGATTCCCATCGTCGCCCCCAGTCTGGGCGGTGTGGAAACCCTGATCACCCGGCCGGCCGTCACCTCCCACGCCGGCATGAGCCCGGACCAACGGCGGGAGGCCGGCATCGGTGATGCGCTGATCCGCCTTTCGGTGGGCCTGGAAGACACCATCGATCTGATCGAGGATCTGGACAACGCCCTGAAGGGGTGAGGATGGGGAATCGGTGCAGGTAGGTTCGTAGCGCTAACATCCAGGCAAACAATAATCGGCGCTCCCACGCGAAGCATGGGAACGAGTTGGGGCGGCTTACCGGTCTTGGATAGAAAACCGTGTTGCGTTATTCTTCGTCTTCGAACCACGGATATAGTTTTTTGGCGCATTCCTCACAGATACCGTGGGTAAACAATACGTCCGATCGCTCCTCGATGTATTGCTCGACCCGCTGCCAATACCCGTCGTCATCCCTGATTTTTTTGCACTGGGTGCAAATGGGAATGATTCCCCGCAAGGTTTTTACTTCCGCCAGCGCCGCTTGAAGTTCCTGGATCAACTGCTTGCGCTCCTCTTCGGACCGCTTGCGTTCCGTAATGTCCCGGCATACGCAAAACACCAGTTTCCGGTTTTGATAGACAGCACCGTTGGTGCTGATTTCGGCTTCATAAAGCGTGCCGTCCTTGCGTTTATGGACGGTCTCGAAATGATCGCCGGTATCGTCGACTTTCCTGAGCATTTCCAGCAAACGCGCTTTCGACCACTGGAAATCCCAGTCCCAGACGGAAAGCCGCTGGACCTCTTCGACGGTGTAGCCCAGCATGGCGGCAAACCGCCGATTGGCTTCGTAGACGTTGCCCTCCTGGTCTAAAATGACGATGCCGTCCCTGGACTGGTCCACCAGAATACGCCGTTGGACGACTTCATCCTTTAAAAGCTGCTCCGCCTGTTTTTTTTCGGTGATATCCCGCAAGGCGGTCACCCGGATGGCTT
This window of the uncultured Desulfosarcina sp. genome carries:
- a CDS encoding flavodoxin family protein gives rise to the protein MIEIAAVYGSPRRKGNTSLLLKQAVAGAGDAGAHVTEIVLRDLKMSPCLEIYGCKKDGACVIKDDFKTVESLFQRIDGLMLASPIFFYSVSAHTKILMDRCNSLWVKKYWVEKKPFGQQHYPRKGLFISVGSTKGKRLFEGAVLSMKYFMDALDMQLWNTLLYREIETEGQIREHPSALQEAYDAGRALVQALTTNDDER
- a CDS encoding MTH938/NDUFAF3 family protein, producing the protein MIESTAFGVMTIDGRTYSSDLIIFPDGRVQDGWWRKRGHVLSADDILALVDAAPKLIVAGTGTSSRMRPESGLMDFLKERDILMIAEPNPRAIEMYNRKIASGVETGACFHLTC
- a CDS encoding PLP-dependent aspartate aminotransferase family protein is translated as MGTVNHRIDTRLIHAGEPKTRIHGAVSLPIFQSSTFEYAGQSSYDDLKYIRMNNTPNHVVLHGKLAALENAEAALVTSSGMAAIATTLMALFSPGDHILVQNCLYGGTQDFITSDLAPLGFEFDFIDAAGPKDWDAKRKPNTRGLYVETISNPLMQVGDLKGLAAFAAARGLIGMIDNTFATPVNFRPSEWGYDISLHSCTKYLNGHSDILAGAIIGKADLLAAIGHKLVHLGGSLDPHACFLLHRGMKTLAVRVRHQNRSAAAIAAFLSDHGAVERVNYPGLADHPGHDRASQLLEGFGGMISFELKGGLPAAERFMQRATIPIVAPSLGGVETLITRPAVTSHAGMSPDQRREAGIGDALIRLSVGLEDTIDLIEDLDNALKG
- a CDS encoding PAS domain-containing protein yields the protein MNRKPSYEELEQRIKALEIETGKHRALADAPFEAIFLSEKGICLDQNQAAEKMFGYSHAEAIGRHGTEWIAPEYRAQVRTNMQARYEKPYEVVALRKDGTAFPCEIQARMTDSHGQAIRVTALRDITEKKQAEQLLKDEVVQRRILVDQSRDGIVILDQEGNVYEANRRFAAMLGYTVEEVQRLSVWDWDFQWSKARLLEMLRKVDDTGDHFETVHKRKDGTLYEAEISTNGAVYQNRKLVFCVCRDITERKRSEEERKQLIQELQAALAEVKTLRGIIPICTQCKKIRDDDGYWQRVEQYIEERSDVLFTHGICEECAKKLYPWFEDEE